DNA from Pelodiscus sinensis isolate JC-2024 chromosome 1, ASM4963464v1, whole genome shotgun sequence:
AGGATCTAAAGTGCTCGTGTGAGGGGAgggttggggatgggggtgggttgCTCCTAAGTGAATTTGGGAGATTCATGTGAAATCGAGACGGGCGGAGTCTGATCTCTGTTAGACGGGGGCTGCTGAGGCTCTGGGCCGCCCTCTGTAGCGCTGACGCCCCATAGGAGAGAGATGTGGGAGAACAACCCAAGAACTGTTGGCTTCTAGAAATGCCACAGCCatcagcgggggcgggggagtaaaAGAACTGCTTAGGGGTCAAAGGACGGTCTCAGTCCTGGACGTGGCTCCATGGACGTCAGCAGGTTTACACCAGGGCTGTATTCGGCCCCTAGATGCGTGCTGACAATATTGGCCCAATTCCTCCCTACAGCGGAGGGACCTTCTTGTCTGCAGCACCGGGGTGATGAACAGCGCCAAGAGGGAGCAGTTACCTGCGAGCATGGGTGTAACCTGTGGGTGTGATGTAACACGAAGCCTCTTAGAAAACCGGCTCTTAAGAGTTGCCAGTCTTCACTTTCTGGCTGCTTTCAGGGGCTGCGGTTAATagtagaattggaagggacctcgagaggtcatcaggtccagtcccctgcctcacggcaggaccaagcaccgtctagaccagcgtttcccaattttatttggccacggaacccttttcagcttaaaagaatttcaaggaacccctagggttgccagggtaaaatttgtcaagcaaattTAGTTTCATCTATACGGctcccttcttgtgcaaatgaagcatggattagcatattgccaggcatcatttgcataattaattaggggccgtttttgtgcaaaagcctcttcctcattttttcaggaagaatggctcttacgcaagggggtttttgcgcaaaagcctcttgtgcaataACGGCCccatattaattatgcaaataaagcacagcaatatgctaagatgagcttcatttgcataggcttttgcgcaagaaggaagcagtatagacgtagcctttgtgagggggagggggagtgcctCGTTttcgcggaacccttactttcgcttcaCGGAACCTCGGGGTTCCGGGGAGCACCAATTGGGTAACAAtgatctagaccgtccctgagCGGTGTCTGTCCgatctgctctgaaatatctccagaaatggggattccacaacctccctaggcaacttattccagtgtttcaccaccctgacagttaggaagtgtttcctaatgtccaacctcaacctcccttgctgcagtttaagcccattgcttcttgttctatcctcggaggccaggagaacaatttttctccctgtaacacccttttcgATAATAGGAAACTGCCGTCATGTCctctctcggtcttctcttttctactctaaacaagcccaattcttccagttttccctcacaggtcaaggtttctagaccttgaatcattcttgttgctcttctctggactttctccagtttctccacttctctctcaaAATGTGGtgccgagaactggacacaagactccagctgaggcctaattagtgcagagcagagcggaagaatgactcctcgtgtcttgctcacgtATTGTCCCTAGTCTCTTTGTAAGTGGGGCGCTTACCCTGCAGGGGCCAGCTTCCGATTTTCAAAATCAGTCCGGGGGAGAGGGGATAACAAGCCGctgaatcacttttgaaaatgggcctGAGGTGCTTACCTCCTCTTGACTTGCAAGGAGACCCAACGCCCAAGTCACATGGGTAAAATAGTCAACTGCCCCATGGCTGCCGCTCCAGTCTCTCCTGGGCTTTCCCGTTCTCTTGTGTTTCAAGCCAAGCCTGGAGATCTGCCAGTGCTGATTGACTGGCAGTTTGTGAAGTCCTGGGGCCGGACAGTAAGGCTGCTTTTGTGTTACAGGTATCGCAGCCCTGACCTTCGCCCTCCTTATGTCGGCCAGAATGGGGATCTTCCAAGAGACCCTCTACAAGCAGTTTGGGAAGCATTCCAAGGAGGCGCTGTTCTACAATGTAAGTGGCTCTTGGCTTTACCTCCGGCCACCCGCTTCTGAATAAACATGTCGTCAGGGCCGTGACAAGGGTGGGGCAAGCGGGGCGTCCGCCAAGATGCaagaagtaaaaataataagctggaAAAGTGAAGTGCGTGACACAGGCTCCCCTAAGAAGAGGGGGCGCAGAATTCCAATTTGCCTCCGGACGCAAAACATACCTAGTTGCGGCGCTGCATGTCATGCAGCTTTCCAGCCTGCTCTGTGGGGTAGAAACACTGACCAGGGTGGGAACAGTTTTAGAGAAAATGCAGAACGTTAGATGCTTGGTCAGAGCCATGCGGGTCACCCCTAGACAATGTCTTATAGTCCAGTGGCCACAAGTCTCCTTGAGCATACGGTGTCCTTTTCAATCTCTTAAAATGTTATGGACCCCTCACGTCCCTCAGCCGCGCTCCTTCCCGGGTTGAAGGATGTGCTGGCTGCGAGAGGCTCCCTGCGGATCCCCTACAGTATCGACGGGGGACCCCCAGGGGTCcgcggaccacaggttgggaactgctgttgTAGGGGATAATCCTACATTTTATAATAGGTCTCTTCCGAGCTCTACGTCCTGTGATGCAGGGATGTAAATACCCCTTCAAGAAGTTACCTGGTtaagctggggtggggaacctttttttgggttgggggccgctgtcccacagaaaagtcagtcaggggccGCTCACAAGTGGAAAGCAAAAAAAACCTAACTGATGTAGCCCCCGACTGAgtaggagaaagatactccccacgtTCCCTTCGCACACCAGAGCGCAGgacgtgggggggcagggaggtagattttgtgtgccccagTGCTGCAGCGGGGAcagcagggactggagcaccTTTGTGGGTTCTTCcaatggtggggggcaggggcagccctacGTCCTGGGGGCCGGATCCTGGCAAACCTGGGGCCGAATCCGGCCCCTCGGCCTTAGGTTCCTCGCTGCGTTAAACGATATAattttaatcggttaactgggggccagacagcctgccacagtgggagaggctgctgcctctctcaccAGTTAATCAGATAAGCATCAAGTAACCCTAACTGGgtagccttttacatcccagcTATGATGCCAGATTTGCTGTACTGCAGGGGGTAGGGGAAATGAGGCCTACAGGGACCAAACACTGTCCCCAAACCTCTCCCTCAGATGTTTGCCCTTTAGAACAGGAAGGCTGGGTCAAGGGATGCATGTCATCCTGCCGAGTGTGACTGGTGGGTTTTGTCGCGGGATAGGAGGGATGGATCAGCTGTACATGAgctggtgtttaagtctcggcttgacaaagccctggccgggttgatttagttgggattggtcctgcctagagcagggggctggacttgatgaccttctgagatctcttccagctctgagtcTATGATTCAGCTTATACAAGGGCCACCATTAACGCTAATGCATTTTTCCTTTGAGTGGTTGAAATGCACTGATGTGACGTCTCCGCAGGGTGCCGTTTTAAACTGCTGCGTTGACTTTCTCTCTCTTGCTACAGCacgctctgcctctccctggcttcctcctcctcgccccggACATCTACGCCCATGCTGTTCTCTTCAGCCAGTCTGGTGAGTTTTCTTTGGGCAAGTCGCTGCTCAGATGGATCTAAGCAATGACAGTGAATGGCTCTAGAGAATGCTTTAACCCAGCAAAGGAAATAGAAACTCGTTGTCTAAGTTCCCAGCCCTGCTAATACATCCGTGTTTAACTCTTAGCAGTGGTCCTGTCTAAATCAGTGGGTACGTTGGTGTGCGTAAAGTTACCCGCACAAGTGAAACCTCAAACACTGGTGAATTATTAAATAAACCCCACCTCTCATCACAGAACCCCAGTGTTTTCTGACAGCCAGAAccttttcatagaatcccagggctagaagagaccccaggagtcagcaagtccagccccctgccctaagcaagaccaaccccaactcaatcgtcccagccagagcttggtcaagccgggacttaaaacacctctagggatggagattccatcatctccctagggaacccatcccagtgcttgtTTTGTTAACAGGCTCCCCTGTAGTGTCCAGTTCCTCTTCCCTAGTCAGTAacagccattttaaaataaaaatgttgatacttgaggggaagcggggctgttCTTCCTCCCCATTCGGAAAATTCTTCCTGACTGCAGTCGCACACGGGAAACCTCGGCACGGGGCGGGGGGTGAGCACAGCGGGAAGGGACGGGCCAGATTCTCTGGTTGGCGTAGCTCTGAAACGGGAACCAGTGAAGCGGCGGTGAGTGCATCTGAGTGGACGTGCTGGGCGAGAACACCAGAACCGTCTTCAGGCAGCTTTTTGAGGCAAGCGTCTCCAGTCGGGGATGGccagcccagggcagcctgcgtGACGTTTCCTTCCCGCCCCGCTAAGCGCTCAGAAGCCTGGGCAAGCCGCAATTCGGATTGATACGGGCTGAGAGTTCAGGAACGCACGGCTCCGGCGGCTTTGCCCAGCCGGGGTGTGGAATGCACAGACAGTGGTAGACCGAAGTGCCGTCTCCTAGGGCTGGAACACCTACAAGGGGGAAAAATAGGAGGGtcagtgcctcccccttccccaccaggaTCTCCTGCCCACCAGCTCCAATCCAGCACCTCTGTTCCACAGCATCCCGGGAGGTgctggggagcaagggggaggagctAGGCGAGGAAGCGgtggagtgggggcggagcctggggcggAGCCAGAGTCGAGCACCCCCAGCAGCTGAATAAGTGGGTGCCTATGGCAGCAGACTCCATGGTGAGAGAGGCCACCTCCCCGTGAGATCTCTGTCCAGCCCGAACAGGTTACCGCTCTGGGTCAGATCCGGGGCCTTTCCAGAGCCGGTGGCCTCCAGGGCTGTGGCGTACGTCTCCCTCGCACAGGCAGCCACAGGGCAAGCTCCCTCTGCCGGGCTCTCTGAGGGAGACGCCGTCGGGGGAGCGTCCCCGCGGAGACCACCGAGAAGGGGGCGAGTCGCTGTGGCGTGCGGCTCGAGGCAGGGCTGAGACCAGCCGTGGACctttctcctttcctctctcctcaCAGAGCCGTTCCAAGTCCCGGGGATCGGGCTGACCTTGCCCGTCATGTGGTTCTACCTCATCATGAACGTCGTCACGCAGTATCCTTCTCACGCGTGGGTGGCAGGGCCCGGGTGGCGGGGATGCCAGTGTGCTGGGGAAACGGGGCCTGAAGATTAGTCGTGTAAATCCCGCCGTGCATGCTCGGACCTCCCTGAGCTCAGGGCTGAGGCCTCCGTCAGCAGCTGAAGCCGAGTATTGGCAGGGGGGTTAAGCCGGACACAACAGCTAGCCCTGTCTGTTgggtggagctgtggggggagcagggctggaagagaaggggcagagcggagggggcagggtggagctgtggggggagcagggctggaagagaaggggcagggtggagctgtggggggggagcagggctggaagagaaggggcagagcggaggggcgggaagagctgtggggggagcagggctggaagagaaggggcagagcggagggggcagggtggagctgtggggggagcagggctggaagagaaggggcagagcggagggggcagggtggagctgtggggggagcagggctggaagagaaggggcagagcggagggggcagggtggagctgtggggggagcagggctggaagagaaggggcagagcggagggggcagggtggagctgtggggggagcagggctggaagagaaggggcagagcggagggggcagggtggagctgtggggggagcagggctggaagagaaggggcagagcggagggggcagggtggagctgtggggggagcagggctggaagagaaggggcagggcggaggggcagggtggagctgtggggggagaagggctggaagagaaggggcagagcggaggggcagggtggagctgtggggggagaagggctggaagagaaggggcagggcggaggggcgGGAAGAGCTGTGCCCGCAGGACCACGCGGAGGAGGGGTTGTGGGTCAGGCCCGAGGGGCGTTGGCAGAGCTGGGTGCCAGGGTCTCAGGACTGCACGGCAGGTTTGGCGGCTCAGGAAGCCGCGCTGAGCTCCACTGATGTGGCTCAACCTGCCGCCCTCCCCCTGGGTTTCCCGAGCGCTGAATCTGCCCCCGGGCCCCGTGTTTCCCGGCGGCCGGCCACCGGCCTGTCCTCCCCCTGCTCGCTGCCCCTGAACTCGCCCCTCAGATACGTGTGCATTCGGGGCGTCTTCACCCTCACCACGGAGTGCCCCTCCCTCACCGTCACCCTGGTGGTGACGCTGCGCAAGTTCGTCAGCCTCATCTTCTCCATCCTGTACTTCCGCAACCCCTTCACTGCCTGGCACTGGCTCGGCACCTTCTTCGTCTTCGTGGGCACCCTCCTGTACGCCGAAGTGTGGAGcagcctgggggccgggcggAGGAAGGAGGCCAAGGAGGAGTGACAGGCTGCCTCCGCTAGGACCTTTTGGATGGTTTTACGGGACGAAACGCCGAGGGGTTGGTTCTATAATACAGACGAGCTGCTGGCAGGGCCGAGCTGCTGGGGAGCTTGTAGCCCCCccgggaagcgggggaggggtttAGAAATGGCAGCCCCGTTAGCTTGAAAATGGCCCTTTTAAAATTTGTAATACTGTAAAGGAGACGTGTGTCTGTTAGCTgctagcccctgcctgtggtgttcCTGGCCCGCCCTCCCTGCCCGCCACAGAAGTCGGTCTGATTGAACCCCCTGGCTGCCGTTCCTTACCGGTCTCACGGTTTTGCTAGTGGCGGAGCGCAGAGCCAGGGTGCGCTTGAGCCCACACCTGCCTGGTGTTGCTACGGCCCAGCGCGCCGTCGTCATGCTCCGTGACGAAGCGTGGATGCTGAAGCCCGGCCTCTGGGCTCACTGCCTAGCAACGGGGCATTCAAAACCAGCGCTGCCCGCTCTTCCAATGTCTCCCGATCCCGCTGGGAAATCTCCACCGTTCTCGGCTCGCTGCACGGGGCTAGGAATGGTGCATTCTGCGCCGGCACCGAGCCCGCGGGGAGACTCCATTTGTGATATCGTGTGATGGGCTCTTTAGCAAGCCCAGAAGCGCGCCTGAGAGTCACTGAGCTAGGAAGGACTTTTAACCCATCTGTAACGCTAGTCCCGGCCTTCTGCTTCGTCTAGGGCTTGACTCAATTTCTCTTGACTCAGTTTCTCTTCATGGTCACATTTGCAAGCACAGGTGGCAAACGGCACCGGAGGACTCCATTGTCCACTGTGCAGTTCGCaggcagggttttttccccactccTAATTTCTAGCATAGCCATGAGCCAAAGAGCCCAGCAGGTTCTGCAGGCTGATTTAGAGCCGCGGTGCCTCCTAGCCAAGCCGAAAGGGTTTGTGAAGATGGGACTAATTAGAAGTTAGACTATTGTACTGGCGCACCAGGCAGTAGCCAAGAGGGAGCGAGCTGGAGTCTGTTGCCTCTGCAGAGCTAAGGTAGAAGCTTGCTTTGCGTTACCGGACACGGCCTCTTGGATCCCCTTTGCAGAGGAGAACCACTTCACGGAGCGAGGCGCCCCGTTAAATCATAGTGCTCCCCCGCATTCCCGTGGTTCAGTGTCCCCAGAATCCTGCACCAATCTAACATGGCGCGTTCCCTACGGTCCCCCCTCTGCTGTGGCGGATCCTGCAATGTTGGCCACAGAGGTGGCTTCTGCTGAGCGTCAGGCTAAGCGTCAATGCAAGATCCAGCAGCCAACCCTTACAATAGATGGAGATCTACCTAGCTCATAGagccggaagggaccttgagaggtcagggaGTCCAGTCCGCTGCGCTCCCAGCGGGACCGAGCaccgtccctgacagatttgccccaaatggcctcaaggattgagctgtcaaccctgggtttagcaggctattGCTCAAcccctgagctatccctcccccaactgTAGTTGTGAACAGTCCCATGTCCCCCCACCCATGTTACGCTGTGAGTGTGGGCTGTGCGCGGCCTAGCGTTGGCCTGCAAGTGCACGGACAAGTCGACCTGGCAACAGCAGTGTTAGGAATGGGCTTGCGCAGGGCGTGGCGCATGTACAAGGCATGGTGGCAAGGTTCTTTGTTCTCCTTTGTAGGAGcaaggaggaaagaaagaaaccTGGGGTGCTGTTTGGGGGCGAACGTTAGACCTACGCGGATCGGAGTGCAAGCCACGACGTTCCGCATTAGAGTAGTATTACCACCCTCTTGCCGCTAGCCGCGCATCTGAGTGGAGTAAGACTTGATAGTCAGCCGTTGGCTCTGTCAGCGGAGAACGAGGACTGAATTAGCCCCCATAATGACCTTCAGTGGTGTCCCTCTAGGTGATAGTTGCTTCCTCGTGGGAAAACTTGTGTTCCCACGTCCGGTAACTCTTCTCTCGCTagctgggcacccagcagccTGGTTACCTCCCTGTTTTCAGCTGTCTTGGCTCTGAGCAGCTGCCTAAACCAGCGCGCAGCTTCCTTCCTTTGCGATTTCAAGTGTCTGCTTATCACAGAGAGCCGTCAGTACGTTCTGAGTGCAAAGGCCGCGCCCGACCGGCTCTCCTTTTCACACTCCATTGTTTCTGACGCCCTTCGCTTTGACAAGGCTGGTTCCGTTGACTGCACCTGCAGTTTGTCAGCCAGCACACGAGCCAACCCCCCTGTGTTACAATCAGTGTTTGAGTGCAAGGGATCCACTGCCGTAGAAGTTCGTTCTTCCCTATGGCTGTGACGCCGTCCATAGCAGAATGGCGTTGGCATCTAGTTCAGAGCCGTATCGTTGTGGAGCAGAATGAACTGTCTTCGGCGTGCCCCAAATGGCACCTGGCTTTCAAAGTATTTTCTTAGGCAGGGGGAGAATCAACCTGGCTGTTCACTAAGAGGTCTAGCCTTCCCTCCCACAAACAACTCCGTTTAAATGCTGCTTCCGCTCACGAgctggtctagacgtaccccaggaaAGGCCTTTCCACCTCGGTCTTCATCACGGGGAAAAAGCGATTTACAGACTCGGAGCAGGGAGCGTGCGCCGCACGAGTAGAATTCAGTGTTAAAGCAGCAGTAAAGCTTGTTAGATCAAAGAGTATGGGGCTGAGACCTGGTGTCGAAttcagccctgggccccactccggatggggccagtgtagactagcAGCCGATGTGGCTTCTGTCGTTTGGGTTCGCTGGTGCTAGCCGAACAATAGCTCGGGAAGTGCAATGGTGAATGTAACATTGCGTGTGTACGTGGATCACCCTTTGTTTAGCAGCTAGACTGTATGTGAGCTCCCGTTTCGGGGGGGCTGGTGCTTTTGGTTTTTTGCCACGTTCTGTGTTTGGATTTTATTGGAATGAACTCACCCTGATGGTTTTCCATCTCCCTGGTTACTGTGCAGTTGTGGCGTTGTGGAATAGTTCTCGCCAGACATTGGCTTCCCTCCCGCCTTCAAGAATAAGTGATTGTCTGTAAACTCCTGAGAGTGGGGGAAATGGCGGGAGGGAAGGAAAATGCGGAGACACTCGCACTGCCTGGAGATGCTCTGGTAGGGTCACAGAGTTTGGggagtacatttttttttaaatatgcaccTGAATGACTGACAATGATTTACTGCCTATGCAAGTAGATACTTGAAGAAGCCCAGCACCGAAGATCTGAAATGCTTTCTGGATGGAAGTAGAGATTTATGTTtggggggaacggggggggggggggtaaattaaaaaaaatctgcttgtgaCTCTTGGCTTTTCTTGTGAGTGCCGACTGCGACGGTCATTGTCCTGTGTTCCTTCCACGGCGTGGGGGACGTCACCCGGGTGCTGCTGCCATGGAGTCATGCTGCCTTCCGTGGGTGGGCACTCTGGTTTCAGGGCTACGCTTCCCACGGGTGCCGCTGGGCCGCGGCTCGCTCCAGAAGGTCAGTCGCTTGTGGTCAACGTTGGTTGGCCAACAGACATGAACACTGAGCCCTTCTCTTTCTGTGGCTACCAGCGCCAATTCCAGAGAGTCTTGACCATCCGTCAGGGAAGAACACACTgaggaggaaggcaggcaggcagccaaaTCAGAGTTAGAAGTGGGCGCTGGAGGCCAAGTTTTCTCCAATGGGGAAGGAGCCCCCCTCTCTACCAGAGTGGAAAACCAAGCCCTTTGATTTTCTTGTCTAGTTGGGAGGACACGGCTGCTGAGAGAGCTAACTTCTCAAAAGTTCAGAGCAGTAGCTACTTTAGCTTGTTTAACACAGTCTCTTATCAGCCTTCCCATTGCAAGTATTTCTATCCCCTCTACTAGTGGGGGCTGGGGCACCTCATAATCCACCAGAACACCCCTCAGTGTACAAATGGCAAACGGGTGCAGAGAATTGAACCCACGTGTCCTGAGTCGCACCCTAGCCATGTGGCCAATGTTTCCAGAAAGAAACAGACTATCAGGTTTCTTAGAAAGGGGTAGGACCTAGTGCCTGGGACGGGAAGTCATTGGCATTTTCATGTATTGCAACAATCCCTGTATATGGCCCATTGCCTTCTCCCATACCTGGCCTACCCCTTAAACACAAAACTCCACCTCCCACAAtgcagttaatctgtggaactcactgctgtggGATAGTGAGCTGACAAAAAtacaactgggttcaaaaaagaaataagtTCATGGCTGAGAGGCCCCACAAgagctgttagccaagatgggcagagaTGCCACTCCATGCCCAGGGTAACCCTAAATCTGATTGCCGGAAACCAGGAGGGGGAGATATTTTGGAGAGATCCACCTTGCCCTATTTTGCCCTCTGCCTGAAGCGCTCATACTGGTTGCTGCCGGGGGCGGGATGCAGAGCTAGATGGGCCATAGGTCTCATGCGCCATGTCGGTTCTTAATCAGCTGCTCTAGACCTGTAGAGGAAAGACCAGAATAGCAATAAGGTTTCCCGTCTTGGTTGCGGGTAGAGTAGGAGTCTGGattctattttgtttttttaagcctGTGCCAGTTTAAGCTAATCCATCAGGAACAATTTGGAATCCCCCCGGCccagcacccctgccccacaTGAGTCTCGTTAATTTCGAGGCTGTCTATAGCCACCGTGAATTTTTTTTAGCAATCCAGACCCCTCTCACACGAACCCAGATTCTCAGAAGTTGGTACCTAAAGTGAGATGTCTCAGCCCTTAGTGGGGGCTGCTAGAGCCTCTGACTATCAGGCCTCTGTGTGAGTTCCCTAAATATCGACTTCGTGGCCTGAAGTCAGGTGGGTAACGCCTGCGAGCCGTGGCCAAGAGGCGGACAGCAGAGCCTCCAGGACAGCTGACTCAGCACTGCTGTTTGTCTCGCCCGCCAATGAAGACGTACGACAGACCTCCCCCAGGCTCTCCACGATGAAAGCCAGGCGGAGGGTTTCTAAAAAGCAGGTGACTGGAGCCTTTCTATGCAACGGTCACTGTATAAAGTAATCCACTAACGAGGATACCTCTTCCAAGCCAGGTCATcgctttggctatgtctacactcacggcttcttgtgtgagtaatatgcaaaggAGGCTAAGCATGggatattgccaagcctcatttgcatacctaatgagccaccattttttttcagaagaggctcttgtgcaagaaggaacatctacactgccccttcttgtgcaagaaaaaccctcttgtgcaatgccgttatacctgtgacttttcaggaagaacggcattgcgcaagaggggttttcttgcgcaagaagggcgcCATGCACCCTTGCCCGCTGTGTGGAAGGGATAAGGGACTTGTAAAGCACCGAAGAAAACCCTTCAGGTTCCTTTGGAGAGCTGACAGCTGGCTACTTTTGCAGTGTGAAACCAGCTCCTGGCCCTTAAttaagaggggggaggggcaggggatgcTGCAAGCTTTAACGATGTCTCCATAAATCACCCCCGAGCGCACAGTTCATTTTGTAGAAGCCTGGCTCCTTCCAGGGAATGTAAGTCAGCAGCTGCGGAGGCCGGGGAGGTAGAAAGGTGAGTGACTGACAAGGGAAAGGGGGATGGGAAAGTCGTTTGCATGGTCGCAGGTAGGTGTGGTTGTCCCAGTATTTCTCCCCGTGCCCTCAGTGGTCCAGCATGGGCTTCAGCACCCCCGCTGTCACCTCCCTTGGGAGAAGACCCACATCTCTCTCCAGCACTCAGAGCTCCCCAGCAAGGCAGATTGCTGCAGCTTTTCCGGCCTTCCTCTCCAAAGCAGTAATCGAGCAATTCCCACAGGTGGAAGCATTGCAGAGAAATATATTTAATAAACAATGGAAGTTCCAACATGCGGGTTAGTGAGCTTACTGGACATTCCTGCATGGCCAACAGGGCTCCGGCCAGTGACCTGTTCTTCAAAAACAAACACCACACATGCATGTTTGCTTAGAACACGCCACCCCCCATGAATCTCTGAGTCAAAGTCTTTATCCGTTTTTGGCCTCTGAGCGTGTTCTCCAGTATTGCAGGGTTACTGGAGGGCAAGATCAGAGGTATGGGAAGTATTTCTATACATATCAcccaatcaacctgtggaactccttgccagaggatgttgtgtcagccaagactataacaaggttcagAAAATTAGGTAATTTCAAGATCGATAAGTCGGTCAATGGCTATTTGCTGGGATAGCGAGGGATGCAAAACCATGTCCTGATGTGTTCCTAGcatgtttgccagaagctgggaatgggtgtcaAGAGATGATTACTGgatcattccctgttctgtccattccctctgaaatacccggcattggccactggcggcagacaggacactgggttagattcccattggtctgacccagtacggccgttcctaTGTGTGATCCCCCAGAGGGGGAGGCTGGAAGATGGTGCgggggaaggggttgggtggggggaggcccGAAGGGGGAGGCTGGAAgatgatgggggggaaggggttgggtggggggaggctggaagatggtgcggggggaaggggttgggtggggggaagcccgaggggggaggctggaagatgatgcggggggaaggggttgggtggggggaagcccgaggggggaggctggaagatgatgcggggggaaggggttgggtggggggAAGCCCGAGTGGGGAGGCTGGAAGATGATGTGGGGGGAAagggttgggtggggggaggctgccaccTCCCGGAGGAACCCAGCCCCCTATGCCACCTGAGGCGGGCGAGGActgcgggggccgggggggggagtcTACACCACGCTGGGCCCACAGCGCACCAGGGCTATTCACGGTGCTGTGAGCTGGGCACGGGTCTCACCCCCCCAAGACTTGCCccggctgcagcaggagggacacCAGCCCACGCTGACAGAGCGGCCACCAGGCCACGGCCCCTCCAGAGCCTCTGGCTGCAcgttccccctccccgtccaGGCCCCACATGGGCACCAGCCCTCGCCAGCCTCCTCCTGGCCTCGGCCCCGCCAGCCGCCCAGTGCTCCGGGAGGAGGcgacagcgggggggggaggggggagctgctctgtgcctggctccgTTCCCGTCTCAGAGGCCTCGGGGGCGCCCGCAGCCTCCTGAGTCTCTCTGCTCCGTGTCCCCCTCTGGGGCCC
Protein-coding regions in this window:
- the SLC35B4 gene encoding nucleotide sugar transporter SLC35B4; the encoded protein is MRLAAAVGLVFGGCCSNVVFLELLAREFPGCGNIVTFAQFLFIAVEGFIFEANFGRKRPAIPIRYYLIMVAMFFTVSVVNNYALNLNIAMPLHMIFRSGSLIASMVLGIIILKKRYSVSKYTSIALVSVGIFVCTFMSAKQVASQSSSGEEDGLHVFLWWLLGIAALTFALLMSARMGIFQETLYKQFGKHSKEALFYNHALPLPGFLLLAPDIYAHAVLFSQSEPFQVPGIGLTLPVMWFYLIMNVVTQYVCIRGVFTLTTECPSLTVTLVVTLRKFVSLIFSILYFRNPFTAWHWLGTFFVFVGTLLYAEVWSSLGAGRRKEAKEE